A single window of Usitatibacter rugosus DNA harbors:
- a CDS encoding OmpA family protein — MLGTAVMAFTGTAFAGAVPNATDSSGAPIRDASGACVVSSGIEHPDCKPKAAAPAPTPAAPASPAAPSAPATPAAPAAKPAPSSVRQSIVIQADALFDFDKSVVRPDGKKSIDEALAKLKGVDLEMVIATGHTDSVGSDAYNQKLSERRAAAVKDYLVSKGIPASKVTTIGKGESQPVATNKTAEGRQKNRRVDIEFKGVRQ; from the coding sequence GGCGCCGTCCCCAATGCCACCGATTCTTCGGGAGCCCCGATCCGCGACGCATCCGGCGCTTGCGTCGTGTCTTCCGGCATCGAGCACCCCGATTGCAAGCCGAAGGCCGCCGCTCCGGCGCCGACCCCGGCCGCCCCCGCATCGCCTGCGGCTCCGTCCGCCCCGGCGACGCCTGCTGCCCCGGCTGCCAAGCCCGCCCCGTCGTCCGTCCGCCAGTCGATCGTCATCCAGGCCGACGCGCTGTTCGACTTCGACAAGTCGGTCGTCCGTCCGGATGGCAAGAAGAGCATCGATGAGGCCCTCGCCAAGCTGAAGGGCGTCGATCTCGAAATGGTCATCGCCACGGGCCACACGGATTCGGTCGGCTCCGACGCGTACAACCAGAAGCTGTCCGAGCGCCGCGCTGCCGCGGTCAAGGACTACCTGGTGAGCAAGGGCATCCCGGCCTCGAAAGTCACGACCATCGGCAAGGGCGAGAGCCAGCCGGTCGCGACCAACAAGACCGCGGAAGGCCGCCAGAAGAACCGTCGCGTGGACATCGAGTTCAAGGGCGTCCGCCAGTAA